The following are encoded together in the Variovorax sp. PBS-H4 genome:
- a CDS encoding acyl-CoA dehydrogenase family protein, which produces MDANTTSTPTLRSAEAPRFEGSEAARDFIARVLAFIREELQPLVAEHGIDYESGAPRPVLDEVWRRSREHGFYGVTLPKALGGAGFSVHDHCLIKEAIYASGSPLAAHVLGELSGPPRVGALAKHATADQMGRFILPVARAEKAICFAITEPEAGSDAGAVQTRAVRVGDEFVLNGTKRFISGSPFCDMAVVIASTSDDPERRETTAFFVERDRPGFKVETGYKTMAGQSGTGNIVLTDCRIPAANLIGEQGKGLALALGRITVNRLLHCPAMLGLARLALQDSLAHATHRRQFGQPIGAFQAVQHILADMATELAAARALMLSVARTLDAGGEARADASMAKLFCSETAFRIADRAVQVHGGEGIVQGSRVEFLFRLLRMYRVLTGTSEIQRNTIARELLGGAVR; this is translated from the coding sequence ATGGATGCAAACACCACCTCCACCCCCACCCTGCGCAGCGCCGAAGCCCCCCGTTTCGAAGGCTCCGAAGCCGCCCGGGATTTCATCGCGCGCGTGCTGGCCTTCATCCGCGAGGAGCTGCAGCCCCTCGTGGCCGAGCACGGCATCGACTACGAGTCCGGCGCGCCGCGCCCGGTGCTCGACGAGGTCTGGCGCCGTTCGCGCGAACACGGCTTCTACGGCGTCACCCTGCCCAAGGCTTTGGGCGGCGCCGGCTTCAGCGTGCATGACCACTGCCTCATCAAGGAAGCCATCTACGCCAGCGGCTCGCCCCTGGCGGCGCACGTGCTCGGCGAGCTGTCCGGCCCGCCGCGCGTCGGCGCGCTGGCAAAGCACGCCACGGCTGACCAGATGGGCCGCTTCATCCTCCCCGTGGCCCGCGCCGAAAAGGCCATCTGCTTCGCCATCACCGAACCCGAGGCAGGCTCCGATGCGGGCGCCGTCCAGACCCGCGCCGTGCGCGTGGGCGACGAGTTCGTCCTCAACGGCACCAAGCGCTTCATCTCCGGGTCGCCCTTCTGCGACATGGCCGTCGTCATCGCCTCCACCAGCGACGACCCCGAGCGGCGCGAGACCACCGCCTTCTTCGTGGAGCGCGACCGCCCCGGCTTCAAGGTCGAGACCGGCTACAAGACCATGGCCGGCCAGTCGGGCACCGGCAACATCGTGCTGACCGACTGCCGCATCCCCGCCGCCAACCTCATCGGCGAACAGGGCAAGGGCCTTGCGCTTGCGCTCGGGCGCATCACCGTCAATCGGCTGCTGCACTGTCCTGCCATGCTCGGCCTTGCGCGCCTCGCCCTGCAGGATTCGTTGGCCCACGCGACGCACCGTCGCCAGTTCGGCCAGCCGATCGGCGCCTTCCAGGCCGTGCAGCACATCCTGGCCGACATGGCCACCGAGCTGGCCGCTGCCCGCGCGCTCATGCTCAGCGTCGCCCGCACCCTCGACGCCGGCGGCGAGGCCCGCGCCGATGCCTCGATGGCCAAGCTCTTCTGCTCCGAGACCGCCTTTCGCATCGCCGACCGGGCCGTGCAGGTGCACGGCGGAGAAGGCATCGTCCAGGGCAGCCGCGTCGAGTTCCTGTTCCGCCTGCTGCGCATGTACCGCGTGCTCACCGGCACCAGCGAGATCCAGCGCAACACCATCGCCCGCGAACTGCTGGGCGGCGCAGTCCGCTGA
- a CDS encoding AMP-binding protein: MNLGTYTARSARFWADRPAILFRDRVVSYAELERRSNRLAHALLALGLQRGDRVAVVSPNRPEIVELECALYKLGLVKVALNARLAPAELADALANAEPVACLAGPEHRTMVDEAAAPLEGLKHRIAFTPAPAERGWLDYEALLAQASDTHIRVDMRPDELAVLHYTSGSTGKLKAAMQTVGNRMASLRKIVMGRMHAGRGDLLMLCGPITHASGMFIQPMLYQGATVLLMERFQPAEILEAIEKHRVTMCFFVPAMINALLAEPTIRTRDLSSLRLVSYGAAPMSPARIREAWAAFGPVLSQGYGAGETTGGVIALGIEDHALAIEGGRPELLSACGRPSCESDIQVLDEQGRPVEGDDIGEICVRGPDVFAGFWRAPESTREALGDDGWLHTGDLARVDREGYIHIVDRKKEMLVSGGFNVYPTEVEAVLAQHAAVYEVCVIGVPDDHWGESVKAIVVLRDGAQAEAGELMDFCRGRLADFKRPRSVEFIDHLPKNANGKLSRKDVREPYWRGRERRVN, encoded by the coding sequence ATGAACCTCGGCACGTACACCGCGCGCAGCGCACGCTTCTGGGCCGACCGGCCCGCCATCCTCTTCCGCGACCGCGTGGTCAGCTACGCCGAGCTGGAACGTCGGTCCAATCGCCTCGCGCACGCCCTCCTCGCGCTCGGCCTGCAGCGTGGCGACCGCGTGGCCGTCGTTTCCCCGAATCGCCCCGAGATCGTCGAGCTCGAATGCGCGCTCTACAAGCTGGGCCTGGTCAAGGTCGCGCTCAACGCGCGCCTCGCTCCCGCCGAGCTGGCCGATGCGCTCGCCAACGCCGAGCCGGTGGCCTGTCTCGCCGGCCCCGAGCACCGCACCATGGTTGACGAAGCCGCCGCCCCGCTCGAGGGCCTCAAACACCGCATCGCCTTCACCCCCGCTCCCGCCGAGCGTGGCTGGCTCGACTACGAAGCCCTGCTGGCCCAGGCCTCGGACACGCACATTCGCGTCGACATGCGCCCCGACGAACTCGCCGTGCTGCACTACACCTCGGGCTCGACCGGCAAGCTCAAGGCGGCCATGCAGACCGTGGGCAACCGCATGGCATCGCTGCGCAAGATCGTCATGGGCCGCATGCATGCCGGCCGCGGCGACCTGCTCATGCTCTGCGGCCCCATCACCCACGCCAGTGGCATGTTCATCCAGCCCATGCTCTACCAGGGCGCCACGGTGCTGCTCATGGAGCGCTTCCAGCCCGCCGAGATCCTCGAGGCCATCGAAAAGCATCGCGTCACCATGTGCTTCTTCGTCCCCGCGATGATCAATGCGCTCCTTGCCGAGCCCACCATCCGCACCCGCGACCTGAGCAGCCTGCGCCTGGTCTCCTACGGCGCCGCGCCGATGTCCCCGGCGCGCATTCGCGAGGCCTGGGCCGCCTTCGGCCCCGTCCTGTCGCAAGGCTACGGCGCCGGCGAGACCACCGGCGGCGTGATTGCCCTCGGCATCGAGGACCACGCGCTCGCCATCGAAGGCGGCCGCCCCGAGCTGCTCTCCGCCTGCGGACGCCCCTCCTGCGAATCCGACATCCAGGTGCTCGACGAGCAGGGGCGCCCCGTCGAGGGCGACGACATCGGCGAAATCTGCGTGCGCGGGCCCGACGTCTTCGCCGGCTTCTGGCGCGCCCCCGAGTCCACTCGCGAAGCCCTCGGCGACGACGGCTGGCTGCACACCGGCGACCTCGCCCGCGTGGACCGCGAGGGCTACATCCACATCGTCGACCGCAAGAAGGAAATGCTCGTTTCCGGCGGCTTCAACGTCTACCCCACCGAGGTCGAGGCCGTGCTCGCGCAGCATGCCGCCGTGTACGAGGTCTGCGTCATCGGCGTGCCCGACGACCATTGGGGCGAATCGGTCAAGGCCATCGTCGTGCTGCGAGACGGCGCCCAGGCCGAGGCCGGCGAGCTCATGGACTTCTGCCGCGGCCGGCTCGCCGACTTCAAGCGGCCGCGCTCGGTGGAATTCATCGATCACCTGCCCAAGAACGCGAACGGCAAGCTCTCACGCAAGGACGTGCGCGAGCCCTACTGGCGCGGCCGCGAGCGACGCGTCAACTAA
- a CDS encoding LysR family transcriptional regulator has product MGVRLDDIDYFLAVAHHGKVRAAAAALDVSQPAITQGLQRLEKELGFPLFERSSRGMQLTAVATQFRERTQALRTSLGEAIKEAADMHLGELGLLRVGVSPLYAQRLFVPTTVALHRQRPAARLRLMLNLNDALVAALRLGDIDLSINALPGVVAPDLQALPLIDDALCLVVREHHPLLSKRRLRLQDLVDARWILPGPAVAARRNVEGRLAEAGLPPPRVTVEVSNTAGGQLNRLVAQSDLVSIMSESQLGMAIGEGLVPLPMADARFTRTIGALTRKGAALPPLALRFLELLEETARAEGAPARPAARRGGAARPRASST; this is encoded by the coding sequence ATGGGCGTGCGGCTCGACGACATCGACTATTTCCTGGCGGTGGCGCATCACGGCAAGGTGCGGGCCGCCGCGGCGGCCTTGGACGTCTCGCAGCCGGCCATCACGCAGGGACTGCAGCGGCTGGAGAAGGAGCTGGGCTTTCCGCTCTTCGAGCGCAGCAGCCGCGGGATGCAGCTGACGGCCGTGGCCACGCAGTTCCGGGAACGCACTCAGGCGCTGCGCACGAGCCTCGGTGAGGCGATCAAGGAGGCGGCGGACATGCACCTCGGCGAGCTGGGACTGCTGCGAGTGGGAGTCTCGCCGCTGTACGCGCAGCGGCTGTTCGTACCAACAACGGTGGCGCTGCACCGGCAGCGACCGGCCGCGCGGCTGCGGCTGATGCTGAATTTGAACGATGCGCTGGTGGCGGCGCTTCGGCTGGGGGACATCGACCTGTCGATCAACGCGCTGCCGGGCGTGGTCGCGCCGGACCTGCAGGCGCTGCCGCTGATCGACGACGCGCTGTGCCTGGTGGTTCGCGAGCACCACCCGCTGCTGTCGAAGCGGCGCCTGCGGCTGCAGGACCTGGTCGATGCGCGCTGGATCCTGCCGGGGCCCGCGGTCGCGGCGCGGCGCAACGTGGAAGGCCGGCTGGCCGAGGCCGGGCTGCCGCCGCCGCGCGTGACGGTGGAAGTGAGCAACACAGCCGGCGGGCAGCTGAACCGGCTGGTGGCGCAGAGCGACCTGGTGTCGATCATGAGCGAGTCGCAGCTGGGCATGGCCATCGGCGAAGGATTGGTACCGCTGCCGATGGCCGATGCGCGCTTCACGCGCACCATCGGCGCACTGACGCGCAAGGGTGCCGCACTGCCTCCGCTGGCGCTGCGCTTCCTGGAGCTGTTGGAGGAGACGGCCCGCGCGGAGGGCGCGCCGGCGCGGCCCGCCGCGCGCAGGGGCGGCGCGGCCAGGCCCCGGGCGTCATCGACCTGA
- a CDS encoding tripartite tricarboxylate transporter permease produces the protein MELIEHLALGFGHAVTLQNLIYAFVGCLLGTLIGVLPGIGPVATIAMLLPATYALPPVAALIMLAGIYYGSQYGGSTTAILVNLPGESSSVVTVIDGHQMAKQGRGGAALAAAGLGSFFAGCVGTLILAAFAPPLTELAFKFGPAEYFSLMVLGLIGAVVLASGSLLKAICMIVLGLLIGLVGTDVNSGVARFSFDIPELTDGISFIAIAMGVFGYGEIISNLAQPEHEREVFTAKLQGLWPTREDFRNMIPAVLRGTALGCSLGILPGGGSLLSAFASYTLEKKLRLGAGEIPFGKGNIRGVAGPESANNAGAQTSFIPLLTLGIPGNPVMALMVGAMTIHNIQPGPQVMTSNPELFWGLIASMWIGNLMLIVLNLPLIGIWIKLLSIPYRWLFPAIVLFCAIGVYSTNNNTFDVWMVGLFGIIGYAFSKLGCEPAPLLLGLILGPMMEENLRRALLLSRGSWSVLVTRPISAGLLVAAALLLTIVLMPAVRSKREEAFVEEG, from the coding sequence ATGGAACTCATCGAACATCTCGCGCTCGGCTTCGGCCATGCGGTCACGCTGCAAAACCTGATCTATGCCTTCGTCGGCTGCCTGCTGGGCACGCTGATCGGCGTGCTCCCGGGCATCGGCCCGGTCGCCACCATCGCGATGCTGCTGCCGGCCACCTATGCGCTTCCGCCGGTGGCCGCGCTGATCATGCTGGCCGGCATCTACTACGGCTCGCAGTACGGCGGCTCCACCACCGCGATCCTGGTCAACCTGCCGGGCGAATCGTCCTCGGTGGTGACGGTGATCGACGGGCACCAGATGGCCAAGCAGGGGCGCGGAGGCGCCGCGCTCGCGGCCGCCGGCCTGGGCTCCTTCTTTGCAGGGTGCGTCGGCACGCTCATCCTCGCGGCCTTCGCACCGCCGCTGACCGAGCTGGCCTTCAAGTTCGGCCCCGCCGAGTACTTCTCGCTGATGGTGCTGGGCCTGATCGGCGCGGTGGTGCTGGCCTCGGGCTCGCTGCTCAAGGCCATCTGCATGATCGTGCTGGGCCTGCTGATCGGACTGGTCGGCACCGACGTGAACTCCGGCGTGGCGCGCTTCAGCTTCGACATTCCGGAACTGACCGACGGCATCAGCTTCATCGCCATCGCCATGGGTGTGTTCGGCTACGGTGAAATCATCTCCAACCTGGCGCAACCCGAGCACGAGCGCGAGGTCTTCACCGCGAAGCTGCAGGGCCTGTGGCCGACGCGGGAGGACTTCAGGAACATGATTCCGGCCGTGCTGCGCGGCACCGCGCTGGGCTGCTCCCTGGGCATCCTGCCCGGCGGCGGTTCATTGCTGTCGGCCTTTGCCTCGTACACGCTGGAGAAGAAGCTCAGGCTCGGTGCCGGCGAGATTCCCTTCGGCAAGGGCAACATCCGCGGCGTGGCCGGGCCCGAGTCGGCCAACAATGCGGGCGCGCAGACCTCCTTCATTCCGCTGCTGACGCTCGGCATTCCCGGCAACCCGGTGATGGCGCTGATGGTCGGCGCGATGACCATCCACAACATCCAGCCCGGCCCGCAGGTGATGACCAGCAACCCGGAGCTCTTCTGGGGCCTGATCGCCTCGATGTGGATCGGCAACCTGATGTTGATCGTGCTCAACCTGCCGCTGATCGGCATCTGGATCAAGCTGCTGTCGATTCCCTACCGCTGGCTGTTCCCGGCCATCGTGCTGTTCTGCGCGATCGGCGTTTACTCGACCAACAACAACACCTTCGACGTCTGGATGGTGGGCCTGTTCGGCATCATCGGCTATGCCTTCAGCAAGCTGGGCTGCGAGCCTGCACCGCTGCTGCTGGGGCTGATCCTCGGACCGATGATGGAAGAGAACCTGCGGCGTGCGCTCCTGCTGTCGCGCGGCTCCTGGAGCGTTCTCGTCACGCGGCCCATCTCGGCCGGCCTGCTGGTGGCCGCCGCTTTGCTGCTGACCATCGTGCTGATGCCCGCGGTACGGTCCAAGCGCGAGGAGGCCTTTGTCGAGGAAGGTTGA
- a CDS encoding tripartite tricarboxylate transporter TctB family protein, translated as MKIRSQRDFFAGLMFAVVGAAFAIGATNYSIGTGARMGPGYFPLMLGVLLAVLGLGVILGAVTIDTPDGEPIGRIAWKPLLLIIGANLVFGILLGGLPSIGLPALGLVVAIYALVVVASLAGSTFQMKAALILATVLAIGSYVTFILGLSLQFQVWPTFITG; from the coding sequence ATGAAAATCAGGAGCCAACGAGACTTCTTCGCCGGCTTGATGTTCGCAGTCGTCGGCGCTGCGTTCGCCATCGGCGCCACCAACTACAGCATCGGCACCGGCGCCCGCATGGGTCCGGGCTATTTCCCGCTCATGCTGGGCGTGCTCCTGGCCGTGCTGGGCCTGGGCGTGATCCTCGGCGCCGTCACCATCGACACTCCCGATGGCGAACCCATCGGCCGCATTGCCTGGAAGCCGCTGCTTCTCATCATCGGCGCGAACCTGGTCTTCGGCATCCTGCTGGGCGGCCTGCCCAGCATCGGACTGCCGGCCCTCGGCCTCGTTGTCGCGATCTACGCCCTGGTCGTCGTCGCCAGCCTGGCCGGCTCCACCTTCCAGATGAAGGCGGCGCTGATCCTGGCCACGGTGCTTGCCATCGGCAGCTACGTGACCTTCATCCTCGGCCTGAGCCTGCAGTTCCAGGTCTGGCCCACCTTCATCACGGGCTGA
- a CDS encoding MarR family winged helix-turn-helix transcriptional regulator, with protein sequence MSKNEQSASKRRMEALSAFRHRLRSFLRFSEDAAREAGVTVQQYQVMLHTQGFPGREWASISEIAERLQAQPHGVVALVSRCEEAGLVRRQPSTVDRRLVEVHLLPKGRKVLSQLARQHALELSHLAEAVRLASEIGGEGEEG encoded by the coding sequence ATGTCCAAGAACGAGCAGAGCGCGTCGAAGCGGCGCATGGAGGCGCTGTCGGCGTTCAGGCACCGGCTGCGCAGCTTCCTGCGATTCAGCGAGGATGCGGCGCGCGAGGCCGGCGTCACCGTGCAGCAATACCAGGTGATGCTGCACACGCAGGGTTTCCCGGGCCGCGAGTGGGCCTCGATCAGCGAGATTGCCGAGCGCCTGCAGGCGCAGCCGCACGGGGTGGTGGCACTGGTATCGCGCTGCGAGGAGGCCGGCCTGGTCCGGCGCCAGCCCAGCACCGTCGACCGGCGGCTCGTGGAGGTGCACCTGCTTCCCAAGGGGCGCAAGGTGCTGTCGCAGCTCGCGCGGCAGCATGCGCTGGAGCTGTCGCACCTCGCCGAGGCGGTCCGGCTGGCGAGCGAGATCGGCGGCGAGGGCGAGGAAGGCTAG
- a CDS encoding FAD-binding and (Fe-S)-binding domain-containing protein, whose translation MRIDPASRLRPAGTVLPSNEVCAQLARRLAAETEGEVLFDDASRGRYATDASIYQIMPVGVLVPKTERDVAIAIDIARDLQVPVLARGAGTSQCGQTTGAALVIDNSKHLRRVLELDVAERRVTVEPGLVLDHLNAQLKPHGLWFPVDVSTSAQATLGGMAGNNSCGSRSIAYGNMVHNVLGASAWLSDGELVDFGPVATLGARAAGLAQHVQQLARQHRAEIAEHWPKVMRRVAGYNLDIFDNQSERPYTADASVNLAHLLIGAEGTLAYTRSLTLRLSELPRAKVLGVVNFASFHAAMDSAQHIVKLGPTAVELVDRTMIELSLGNPAFRPTVEKALIGKPAAILLVEFSGDDSAGLLHQLQQLVELMGDLGLPDSVVRMPEEGAQKALWEVRKAGLNIMMSLKGDGKPVSFIEDCAVPLEHLAAYTDGLTEVFAKHGTRGTWYAHASVGTLHVRPILDMRTDGAAKMRAIAEEAGELVRKYKGAFSGEHGDGLCRGEWIEWQFGPAINEAFRAIKTRFDPIGLFNPGKIIDPPKMDEGALFRFAPASAPQPYKRIPITPVLDWSAWNVQADPVTEETTLPGTGGDVTGGFAKAVEMCNNNGHCRKFDAGTMCPSYRVTRDEQHLTRGRANTLRLALSGQLGPDAFTGDAVRDAMDLCVGCKGCKRDCPTGVDMAKMKIEFLAHHRSKHGHTLADRLVARLPEYLHTASRMPWLFNLRNRMPVLARLGERLLGLSARRSLPAFRGDTFWRERDAALFTSRDMVIAAAISGRKAAVLFVDTFNGGFESENAWAAARVLKAAGYLLHTVEKFGGHHCCGRTYLATGMVEEAKARAGALIDALLPLAEEGVPIVGLEPSCLLTLRDETLAMGLGDKAQTVAAQALLFEEFVAREMREGRFKLGFRPAGKPILLHGHCHQKAFGAVSPILEVLKRIPGAKPELIESSCCGMAGSFGYEASHYEVSMRMAEAALLPAVRGQPDAIVLADGTSCRHQIADGAQRRAVHVALLLDALMV comes from the coding sequence ATGCGCATCGATCCTGCCAGCCGCCTGCGGCCCGCCGGCACCGTGCTGCCGTCCAACGAGGTCTGCGCCCAGCTCGCGCGCCGCCTTGCGGCCGAAACCGAGGGCGAGGTGCTGTTCGACGACGCCTCGCGCGGCCGCTATGCCACCGACGCTTCCATCTACCAGATCATGCCGGTGGGCGTGCTGGTGCCGAAGACCGAGCGCGACGTCGCCATCGCCATCGACATCGCGCGCGACCTGCAGGTGCCGGTGCTCGCGCGCGGCGCTGGCACCAGCCAGTGCGGCCAGACCACCGGCGCGGCGCTGGTGATCGACAACAGCAAGCACCTGCGGCGCGTGCTCGAGCTCGATGTGGCCGAGCGCCGCGTCACCGTCGAGCCGGGCCTGGTGCTGGATCACCTCAATGCGCAGCTCAAGCCGCACGGCCTGTGGTTTCCGGTCGATGTCTCCACCAGCGCGCAGGCCACGCTGGGCGGCATGGCGGGCAACAACTCCTGCGGCTCGCGCTCCATCGCCTACGGCAACATGGTGCACAACGTGCTGGGCGCCAGCGCCTGGCTGTCGGATGGCGAGCTGGTCGACTTCGGCCCCGTCGCCACGCTCGGCGCGCGCGCCGCGGGCCTCGCGCAGCATGTGCAGCAGCTGGCCCGGCAGCACCGCGCCGAAATTGCCGAGCACTGGCCCAAGGTGATGCGCCGGGTCGCCGGCTACAACCTCGACATCTTCGACAACCAGAGCGAGCGGCCCTACACCGCCGACGCCAGCGTCAACCTCGCGCACCTGCTCATCGGCGCCGAGGGCACGCTGGCCTACACGCGCAGCCTGACGCTGCGGCTTTCCGAGCTGCCGCGTGCCAAGGTGCTGGGCGTCGTCAACTTCGCCAGCTTTCACGCCGCGATGGATTCGGCCCAGCACATCGTGAAGCTGGGCCCGACCGCCGTCGAGCTGGTCGACCGCACCATGATCGAGCTGAGCCTCGGCAACCCGGCTTTCCGGCCGACGGTCGAGAAGGCCCTGATCGGCAAGCCCGCCGCCATCCTGCTGGTGGAGTTCTCCGGAGACGATAGCGCCGGGCTGCTGCACCAGCTTCAGCAGCTGGTCGAACTCATGGGCGACCTGGGCCTGCCTGACAGCGTCGTGCGCATGCCCGAGGAGGGCGCGCAGAAAGCCCTGTGGGAAGTGCGCAAGGCCGGCCTGAACATCATGATGAGCCTCAAGGGCGACGGCAAGCCGGTGAGCTTCATCGAAGACTGCGCCGTGCCGCTCGAGCACCTGGCCGCCTACACCGACGGGCTGACCGAGGTGTTCGCGAAGCACGGCACGCGCGGCACCTGGTACGCCCACGCATCGGTCGGCACGCTGCACGTGCGCCCCATCCTCGACATGCGCACCGATGGCGCCGCCAAGATGCGCGCCATCGCCGAGGAAGCCGGCGAGCTGGTTCGCAAGTACAAGGGCGCCTTCAGCGGCGAGCACGGCGACGGCCTGTGCCGTGGCGAGTGGATCGAGTGGCAGTTCGGCCCGGCCATCAACGAGGCCTTCCGCGCCATCAAGACCCGGTTCGACCCGATCGGCCTGTTCAATCCCGGCAAGATCATCGACCCGCCGAAAATGGACGAGGGTGCCCTCTTCCGCTTCGCGCCCGCCTCCGCACCGCAGCCCTACAAGCGCATTCCCATCACGCCCGTGCTGGACTGGTCCGCCTGGAACGTGCAGGCCGATCCGGTGACCGAGGAGACCACCCTCCCCGGCACCGGCGGCGACGTGACCGGCGGCTTCGCCAAGGCCGTCGAGATGTGCAACAACAACGGCCACTGCCGCAAGTTCGACGCCGGCACCATGTGCCCCAGCTACCGCGTGACGCGCGACGAGCAGCACCTCACGCGCGGGCGCGCCAACACGCTGCGCCTGGCGCTCTCCGGCCAGCTCGGCCCCGACGCCTTCACCGGGGACGCCGTTCGCGACGCCATGGACCTGTGCGTCGGCTGCAAGGGCTGCAAGCGCGATTGCCCGACGGGCGTGGACATGGCGAAGATGAAGATCGAGTTCCTGGCGCACCACAGGAGCAAGCACGGACACACGCTCGCCGACCGGCTGGTTGCCCGCCTGCCGGAGTACCTGCACACCGCCAGCCGCATGCCCTGGCTCTTCAACCTGCGCAACCGCATGCCGGTCCTCGCCCGCCTGGGCGAGCGGCTGCTGGGGCTGTCGGCCAGGCGCTCGCTGCCGGCGTTCCGCGGCGACACCTTCTGGCGCGAGCGCGACGCCGCACTCTTCACCAGCCGCGACATGGTCATCGCCGCGGCCATCAGCGGGCGCAAGGCCGCGGTGCTCTTCGTCGACACCTTCAACGGCGGCTTCGAGAGCGAGAACGCCTGGGCGGCAGCCCGCGTGCTCAAGGCCGCTGGCTACCTGCTGCACACCGTCGAGAAATTCGGCGGCCACCATTGCTGCGGCCGCACCTACCTGGCCACCGGCATGGTGGAAGAGGCCAAGGCGCGGGCGGGTGCCCTCATCGACGCGCTGCTGCCCCTGGCCGAGGAGGGTGTCCCCATCGTCGGGCTCGAGCCTTCCTGCCTGCTGACCCTGCGCGACGAGACGCTGGCCATGGGCCTCGGCGACAAGGCGCAGACGGTCGCCGCGCAGGCGCTGCTGTTCGAGGAGTTCGTGGCGCGCGAGATGCGCGAAGGCCGCTTCAAGCTCGGCTTCAGGCCCGCCGGCAAGCCCATCCTGCTGCATGGCCACTGTCACCAGAAGGCCTTCGGTGCGGTCAGCCCCATCCTCGAGGTGCTGAAGCGCATTCCCGGTGCGAAGCCGGAACTCATCGAGAGTTCCTGCTGCGGCATGGCCGGGAGCTTCGGCTACGAGGCCTCGCACTACGAGGTGTCGATGCGCATGGCCGAGGCCGCCCTGCTGCCGGCGGTGCGCGGCCAGCCCGACGCGATCGTCCTGGCCGATGGCACCAGCTGCCGCCACCAGATCGCCGACGGCGCGCAGCGCCGGGCGGTGCATGTGGCGCTGCTGCTGGACGCGCTGATGGTCTGA